A window from Sphingobacteriales bacterium encodes these proteins:
- a CDS encoding cytochrome b/b6 domain-containing protein, giving the protein MENRNYTIIYRIMHWAIAFCLIFLLITIFLRLTWMNKEHVADIIQNYLAATDKTLSREEVIVLAKQIRKPMWDWHIYTGYILTGLFCLRLTLPFFGNMKFANPLDKQLSLKVKFQYWVYLIFYAGLAISLITGLTIEFGPKNMKNIMEEIHVLSIYYLIPFLIIHLGGVLIAEFTTQPGIISRIVSGTKQK; this is encoded by the coding sequence ATGGAAAATAGAAACTACACGATTATTTACCGAATAATGCACTGGGCGATAGCCTTTTGTCTGATTTTTTTGTTAATAACAATTTTTCTAAGATTAACATGGATGAATAAAGAACATGTGGCCGACATCATTCAAAATTATCTTGCCGCTACTGACAAAACATTATCTCGTGAAGAAGTGATTGTGCTTGCAAAACAAATTAGGAAACCAATGTGGGATTGGCACATCTATACGGGCTATATTTTAACAGGATTGTTTTGTTTAAGACTGACTCTTCCTTTTTTTGGCAACATGAAATTTGCGAACCCTTTAGATAAGCAACTTTCTTTAAAAGTAAAATTTCAGTATTGGGTTTATCTAATTTTTTATGCTGGTTTGGCAATTTCGCTAATTACAGGATTGACAATTGAATTCGGCCCGAAAAATATGAAGAATATTATGGAGGAAATTCATGTTCTTTCTATTTATTATCTGATACCTTTCCTGATTATCCATTTGGGAGGTGTTTTGATTGCAGAATTTACTACGCAACCAGGTATAATTTCAAGAATAGTGAGTGGAACAAAACAAAAATAA
- a CDS encoding M4 family metallopeptidase: MFNCQDTCSTNICTVFTDGVMVGVPTLYNGCQTILADECNAGNKIVYRMAPDTTNLTINDSINIYDGSKYYGGPKVQKIFWCYTDSSISKKNTIATTAWHNLQTSRNYFATKAIDYKAPLKALVHFPESPFDPFGNEVFWDQKLKHFGFGSGDDTIMTAPVSIDIVAHEYAHAILFNKFSMGNHITHDTATLRYQAGAIHEGVADIFSTLVRKHAFGIVDWVIGDAVVIPAQTDLLPRDLAHPENTLPRKPYITTIPLLIGIPQPKQFITMPHSSQMVLFIGRWWHRI, translated from the coding sequence ATGTTTAATTGCCAAGATACCTGTAGTACCAATATTTGCACGGTATTTACAGATGGCGTTATGGTAGGTGTGCCTACATTGTATAACGGTTGCCAAACTATATTAGCAGATGAATGTAATGCAGGGAATAAAATCGTTTACCGGATGGCACCGGACACGACTAATTTAACCATCAATGATTCGATAAATATTTACGACGGTAGCAAGTATTATGGTGGACCAAAAGTACAAAAAATATTTTGGTGTTATACCGACAGTAGTATAAGTAAAAAAAACACCATAGCCACAACAGCATGGCATAACTTACAAACATCGCGAAACTATTTTGCGACAAAAGCCATTGATTACAAAGCACCATTGAAAGCGTTAGTACATTTCCCTGAGTCTCCTTTTGACCCATTTGGAAATGAGGTGTTTTGGGATCAAAAGTTAAAACATTTCGGCTTTGGAAGTGGGGACGATACAATTATGACCGCCCCCGTTTCTATTGATATAGTAGCGCATGAATACGCCCATGCCATATTATTTAACAAGTTTAGTATGGGTAATCACATAACACACGATACCGCAACACTCCGCTATCAGGCAGGTGCCATTCACGAAGGCGTAGCCGATATATTTAGCACTTTAGTACGCAAACATGCTTTTGGCATTGTAGATTGGGTTATAGGCGATGCGGTAGTAATACCTGCCCAAACCGACCTATTACCCCGCGACCTTGCCCACCCCGAAAACACCCTACCCCGCAAGCCTTATATTACAACAATACCGCTTCTAATTGGGATACCACAGCCCAAGCAATTTATAACCATGCCGCATAGTAGCCAAATGGTTTTATTTATTGGCAGATGGTGGCACCGGATTTAA
- a CDS encoding T9SS type A sorting domain-containing protein — protein sequence MNIPSEVTVKPTPTTIKIVAIGSGYISIKDAFDDYAKSPKRLVIPYSLSNTAISGTTKHIHLAGLIDGGYRIVYDTSFYNNTKALTAFRRAVEKWRCATGVKIEECCTPKTLCIKQAKDVEKGVLYVSFSDTVCNKLTTDTTTLGQTTAYSSKHRIGTMGIDSVKYIYNAVIRFKSHYKNGKSWYYGSPDTLKLNQFNFESVALHELGHFFRLKHVNEPTLMYYGSAADTAAKYNIVDITNDPANTGVDTVVAFSKKPIPLCAYKPLVPVSFVNCPLVPCSVATCYNPTPIGDIDVNITCNLDSGTIAEDDFGVLLMVPVIVSIEDTTDQPNFNYLWNFDGGIITSGTNTTQFGPHEVHWETAGLKTITLTINDGTNCYELSRTLFVNAQAGCAIDSMLISTSYAHPDCDSNNGIIYLDNSYLAGTTCFYYKMYKNSLEFYTGYTDFLGLTLDNLSAGTYKFDVWDNISGCFGSQTITLISQVKADATITHTYNGGSHGKIELHLKNDTATYNYAWSNGASSAKIQNLSAGNYTVTITDGDCIGIHTFTVENLNITVDDCHNCGTGPSVISPNPFTQQLNFKFIILPPTGCQAPSSSTTAQVRLYNQQGMLVSELYNELVNFNENSEITFNTNDFPPGAYWLQLIYCNKTKTWTIIKQ from the coding sequence GTGAATATACCATCGGAAGTAACTGTAAAACCTACTCCAACTACTATTAAAATAGTTGCAATAGGAAGCGGCTATATTTCAATTAAAGATGCATTTGATGATTACGCCAAATCGCCCAAGCGTTTAGTCATTCCCTACTCTTTGTCTAATACTGCCATTAGCGGCACAACCAAACACATTCATTTAGCGGGGTTAATAGACGGGGGCTATAGAATAGTGTACGATACCAGCTTTTATAATAATACCAAGGCATTAACAGCATTTAGGCGGGCTGTTGAAAAATGGCGTTGTGCTACTGGCGTAAAAATTGAAGAGTGCTGTACGCCCAAAACACTATGTATAAAACAAGCTAAAGATGTAGAAAAGGGAGTTTTATACGTATCATTTTCCGATACGGTATGCAATAAACTTACTACCGATACCACAACTTTGGGGCAAACTACAGCCTATTCAAGTAAACACCGCATAGGCACTATGGGTATTGATTCGGTGAAATATATATATAATGCCGTAATTCGATTTAAAAGCCACTACAAAAATGGCAAGTCGTGGTATTATGGCTCGCCCGATACCTTAAAACTTAACCAGTTTAATTTCGAGAGCGTAGCCTTGCACGAATTGGGGCATTTTTTTCGATTAAAACATGTAAACGAACCCACCCTTATGTACTATGGTAGTGCTGCCGATACTGCTGCAAAGTATAATATTGTAGATATTACCAACGACCCAGCCAATACCGGAGTTGATACCGTAGTGGCGTTTTCTAAAAAACCAATTCCATTATGCGCCTACAAACCCTTGGTACCTGTAAGTTTTGTTAATTGCCCCTTAGTGCCGTGTAGCGTGGCTACTTGTTATAACCCAACCCCAATAGGCGACATAGATGTAAACATTACCTGCAACTTAGATAGCGGCACCATTGCTGAAGATGATTTTGGCGTACTATTGATGGTACCAGTTATTGTTTCTATTGAAGATACCACAGACCAACCCAATTTTAACTATTTATGGAACTTCGATGGCGGCATTATAACATCCGGAACCAATACTACGCAATTTGGCCCTCACGAAGTTCATTGGGAAACTGCGGGGTTAAAAACAATTACCTTAACCATTAATGACGGTACTAACTGTTATGAACTTAGTCGTACCTTGTTTGTGAACGCCCAAGCCGGATGCGCTATTGACAGCATGTTAATTAGCACTTCGTATGCCCACCCCGACTGTGATAGCAATAACGGAATTATTTATTTAGACAATAGCTATTTGGCAGGAACTACCTGTTTTTATTATAAAATGTATAAAAATAGTTTAGAATTTTATACAGGTTATACCGACTTTTTGGGATTAACTTTAGATAATTTAAGTGCCGGAACCTATAAATTCGATGTTTGGGACAATATATCCGGATGTTTTGGTTCGCAGACAATTACGTTAATAAGCCAAGTTAAAGCCGATGCTACTATAACCCATACCTATAATGGTGGTAGTCACGGAAAAATAGAACTGCACCTTAAAAACGATACAGCTACTTATAACTACGCATGGAGTAATGGGGCAAGTAGTGCTAAAATACAGAACTTGTCAGCAGGTAATTATACTGTTACAATTACAGACGGCGATTGCATTGGAATACATACTTTTACAGTAGAAAACCTAAATATAACTGTTGATGATTGCCATAATTGTGGAACAGGGCCGAGTGTAATTAGCCCTAATCCATTTACACAGCAGCTAAACTTTAAATTTATTATTCTACCACCAACTGGTTGTCAAGCCCCAAGTAGCAGCACAACCGCTCAGGTACGTTTATATAACCAACAAGGTATGCTTGTTAGTGAATTATATAACGAGCTGGTCAATTTTAATGAAAATAGCGAAATAACATTTAATACAAACGATTTTCCTCCGGGGGCTTATTGGTTACAGTTAATATACTGTAACAAAACCAAAACATGGACAATAATTAAACAATAA
- a CDS encoding T9SS type A sorting domain-containing protein yields the protein MADGGTGFNYATDSITVEPLTIDTAEMVLIKGLDTLSRDSIKIPSFEKFAVAMAAAAQTISCTAHKQTIRALKAVGLGLNIPGGKTTLLTEDESLCFIDLRMRDCYNDQGFEPNTECDDWLGWNDIWNSPDIWVCPQNDSCYLAASAPPEPAYSNRIGFTIYNAHPNLISDPAQLHLYYTMASSGELWDFNWIDWYFTAGDYTCYLGDEIATSPVTIPAINPSSFFTGWTTWTPPNFVNPNLPFYAHPDSCWILPEIDPLDGEPKYEICLLARLLSEADPIRNETFDNITHNVIYNNNIVTKNLFFLNPGMGVGMGVPPTVAGNPSVMFICNNNAAAANLNIVYQQIANGLGVQGSNDSLEISLILSPQLWNNWVQTGQQGEGITLLTQREVRIDNYATAKLLNIPFAAYERQPIAIKTTILTSGGKTTTNQLSINNPVFSFYLTHESSNQQTINPSSKCQFVLNNKQMQQHDNTNEIKLIAYPNPVTNQSGYLQFMLPQAENISVAIYNLSGKKVQQIVSNQPYEAGLHQLPVSTAQLTDGIYICHLTTTNKTVATKFVTLTR from the coding sequence TTGGCAGATGGTGGCACCGGATTTAACTACGCCACCGATAGCATAACCGTTGAACCCCTAACCATTGACACCGCCGAAATGGTGCTGATTAAGGGATTAGACACCTTGAGCCGAGACAGTATAAAAATACCTTCTTTTGAAAAGTTTGCCGTAGCCATGGCTGCTGCTGCCCAAACTATTAGCTGCACGGCCCATAAACAAACCATAAGGGCGTTAAAAGCCGTTGGTTTGGGGTTAAACATACCCGGCGGCAAAACCACCCTACTTACCGAAGACGAAAGCCTATGTTTTATTGACCTGCGTATGCGCGACTGCTACAACGACCAAGGCTTTGAACCCAATACCGAATGCGACGATTGGTTGGGTTGGAACGATATTTGGAACAGCCCCGATATTTGGGTTTGCCCCCAAAACGACAGTTGCTATTTGGCCGCCAGCGCCCCACCCGAACCTGCCTATAGCAATCGCATTGGTTTTACTATTTACAACGCCCACCCCAACCTTATATCCGACCCCGCACAACTACACCTTTACTACACCATGGCCAGTAGCGGCGAACTTTGGGACTTTAACTGGATAGACTGGTATTTTACCGCCGGAGATTACACCTGCTATCTTGGCGATGAAATAGCAACAAGTCCTGTAACGATACCTGCTATTAACCCAAGCAGCTTTTTTACCGGATGGACAACCTGGACACCACCCAATTTTGTAAACCCCAACCTACCCTTTTACGCCCATCCGGATAGTTGTTGGATACTGCCCGAAATTGACCCCTTAGACGGCGAACCAAAATACGAAATTTGTTTATTAGCAAGGTTATTATCCGAAGCCGACCCCATCCGGAATGAAACATTCGACAACATAACCCACAATGTTATTTACAACAATAATATTGTTACCAAAAACTTGTTCTTCTTAAATCCGGGGATGGGTGTTGGCATGGGTGTTCCGCCAACCGTGGCGGGCAACCCAAGCGTTATGTTTATTTGCAACAACAACGCAGCAGCAGCCAATTTAAACATCGTTTACCAACAAATAGCCAATGGTTTGGGGGTGCAAGGCAGCAACGATAGCCTTGAAATTAGCCTAATTTTAAGTCCCCAACTTTGGAATAATTGGGTACAAACTGGGCAGCAAGGCGAGGGTATAACGCTTCTAACCCAACGCGAGGTGCGAATTGATAATTATGCCACCGCCAAATTGCTAAACATACCCTTTGCGGCTTACGAGCGGCAACCCATAGCCATTAAAACCACCATTTTAACCAGTGGCGGTAAAACAACCACCAACCAATTAAGCATAAACAACCCCGTTTTTTCGTTTTACCTTACCCACGAAAGCAGCAACCAACAAACCATTAACCCAAGCAGTAAATGCCAATTTGTGTTGAACAATAAACAAATGCAACAGCATGACAACACAAATGAAATAAAACTAATAGCGTATCCAAATCCGGTTACAAACCAATCCGGATATTTGCAGTTTATGTTACCCCAAGCCGAAAACATTAGTGTAGCTATTTATAATTTATCGGGCAAAAAAGTACAACAAATTGTTAGCAACCAACCATATGAAGCTGGGTTGCACCAACTACCAGTTAGTACCGCCCAATTAACCGATGGTATATATATTTGCCACTTAACCACCACAAATAAAACAGTTGCTACCAAATTTGTTACACTAACACGCTAA